One window of Deltaproteobacteria bacterium genomic DNA carries:
- a CDS encoding archease translates to MDYIFLNHTADIYISVFGETKEKLFTNAVLAMYDIMIKGEKRIEDIKKLKIDCIDEEDALIDMLNEFLYLFYTYRFVCVDCKVKINEKLEIEASGYYFDKDKDRLKTEIKAATYEYLKIERENHKWRTNVVFDV, encoded by the coding sequence ATGGATTATATTTTTCTTAATCATACTGCTGATATCTATATTAGTGTATTTGGAGAAACAAAAGAAAAGCTTTTTACCAATGCTGTTTTGGCTATGTATGATATTATGATTAAGGGAGAAAAACGCATAGAAGATATAAAAAAATTAAAGATTGATTGTATAGATGAAGAAGATGCTTTAATAGATATGCTGAACGAGTTTTTATACCTATTTTATACCTATAGATTTGTGTGCGTGGATTGTAAAGTAAAGATAAACGAAAAACTGGAAATAGAGGCGTCTGGTTACTATTTTGATAAAGATAAAGATAGACTAAAGACGGAGATAAAAGCAGCAACCTATGAATATTTAAAGATAGAAAGAGAAAACCACAAATGGAGGACGAATGTCGTTTTTGATGTGTGA
- the nadA gene encoding quinolinate synthase NadA — protein MSNEELIDEINTLKKQKNAVILAHYYEMDPIQAIADFTGDSLALAVAASKTDAAIIVFCGVRFMAETAKIISPQKKVLLPAADAGCPLADFATKDAVLRKKKELGDVAVVSYVNTTAEVKAVSDICCTSANAVSVVKAIPQNRILFVPDKNLGEYVKKNVPDKEIFLWNGYCYVHTAIKKKDILKIKEKYPDAKLAAHPECSKEIRDIADAIGSTTGVINFATQTNIKRIIIGTEQGVTYPIKKKVPEKELFILKEAICEDMKKTDMLKLRDALLYERYEIKLSAYILENARQPIQRMLELKV, from the coding sequence ATGAGTAATGAAGAATTAATTGATGAAATAAACACATTAAAGAAGCAGAAAAATGCGGTTATCCTGGCTCATTATTACGAAATGGATCCTATACAGGCCATTGCCGATTTCACCGGTGATTCCCTGGCTTTAGCCGTTGCTGCATCTAAAACGGATGCCGCTATTATCGTTTTCTGCGGGGTGCGTTTTATGGCAGAGACGGCAAAGATCATCTCTCCTCAGAAAAAGGTTTTGTTGCCTGCTGCTGATGCTGGTTGTCCATTGGCAGATTTTGCAACAAAAGACGCTGTTTTAAGAAAGAAAAAAGAATTGGGAGATGTTGCCGTCGTTTCCTATGTGAACACGACAGCAGAGGTAAAGGCTGTCTCTGATATCTGTTGTACTTCTGCCAATGCGGTAAGTGTGGTGAAAGCTATTCCTCAAAATAGGATTTTATTTGTTCCCGATAAAAACTTAGGAGAATATGTAAAAAAGAATGTGCCAGATAAAGAGATATTCCTCTGGAACGGTTATTGCTATGTGCATACAGCAATCAAGAAAAAAGATATATTAAAAATTAAAGAAAAATATCCTGATGCAAAGTTAGCCGCTCATCCTGAATGCAGTAAAGAGATCAGAGATATAGCAGATGCAATTGGTTCTACCACAGGCGTTATAAATTTTGCCACTCAAACTAATATAAAGAGGATCATTATCGGCACAGAACAAGGTGTAACTTATCCTATAAAAAAGAAAGTGCCAGAAAAAGAACTGTTTATTTTAAAAGAAGCAATCTGTGAAGATATGAAAAAAACGGATATGCTAAAATTGAGAGATGCCTTATTATATGAACGGTATGAAATAAAACTTTCAGCCTATATATTGGAAAACGCACGCCAGCCTATACAGAGAATGCTTGAACTTAAGGTATGA
- a CDS encoding RtcB family protein, which produces MKIVKVSPFIYDIEREGDMLVPARMFTDEVLLEKIKQDRTIEQLINITHLPGIVKRALLMPDGHQGYGFPIGGVAAFDIKKGIISPGGVGYDINCGVRVVALSMSLSEIKSKLEEVMKALYLRTPKGAVSDAAIYPVRGKELDDILTYGARAAVKIGFGKEKDLERIEDDGCLIGADPSKISERAKERGGKELGSLGSGNHFLEIDVVDEIYDKDVAHAFGLEEEEQIVLLVHTGSRGLGHQVCGDYIKKMRNIDYGITVPDRELVSVPILSEEGKEYFSAMCASANFAFANRQVISFRAIETIREVLKKNVDYNLVYDVCHNIAKMEEHIVDGKKVRLCVHRKGATRAFPPKHKLTPLCYREVGQPANIPGSMGSYSYICVGTKEVMEESFGSICHGAGRIMGRRKALKSFKKDVLEDLKKRGIIILSPSIRSLLEEMPGAYKDIKEIISIVEGANLARKVIRLKPIGVIKG; this is translated from the coding sequence ATGAAGATTGTTAAGGTTTCTCCCTTTATATATGATATTGAAAGAGAAGGCGACATGCTTGTTCCGGCACGGATGTTTACTGATGAGGTGCTTCTGGAAAAGATAAAACAAGATAGAACGATTGAACAGTTGATTAACATCACACATCTGCCGGGTATCGTGAAAAGAGCATTACTTATGCCTGATGGCCATCAGGGATATGGATTTCCCATTGGTGGAGTTGCGGCGTTTGATATAAAAAAAGGTATTATTTCTCCGGGTGGTGTAGGCTACGATATAAACTGTGGAGTGAGAGTTGTTGCTTTGTCTATGTCTCTTTCCGAGATAAAGAGTAAGTTGGAAGAGGTGATGAAAGCTTTATATCTTAGGACGCCGAAAGGTGCAGTGAGCGATGCTGCGATATATCCAGTAAGAGGAAAGGAGTTAGATGATATTTTGACCTATGGAGCAAGAGCAGCAGTAAAAATAGGATTTGGAAAAGAAAAAGACTTAGAGAGAATAGAAGATGATGGCTGCCTGATAGGTGCAGACCCATCAAAGATAAGTGAGAGGGCAAAGGAAAGAGGTGGCAAAGAACTGGGTTCATTAGGTTCTGGAAATCATTTTTTAGAGATAGATGTAGTGGATGAAATCTATGATAAGGATGTAGCCCATGCATTTGGTTTAGAAGAGGAAGAGCAGATTGTTCTTCTTGTTCACACCGGATCCAGAGGATTGGGCCACCAGGTGTGCGGTGATTATATAAAGAAGATGAGAAACATTGATTATGGCATTACTGTCCCGGATAGAGAATTGGTTAGTGTTCCTATTTTATCTGAAGAGGGAAAGGAGTATTTTTCCGCTATGTGTGCCTCCGCTAACTTCGCCTTTGCCAATCGTCAGGTCATCTCTTTTAGGGCAATAGAAACAATCAGAGAAGTATTGAAAAAGAATGTAGATTACAATCTTGTCTATGATGTGTGTCACAATATTGCCAAGATGGAAGAACATATAGTAGATGGAAAAAAAGTGAGACTATGTGTGCATAGAAAAGGAGCAACCCGGGCATTTCCTCCCAAACATAAACTTACACCCCTATGTTATAGAGAGGTAGGACAACCGGCAAACATTCCTGGTAGCATGGGGAGTTATTCTTATATCTGTGTGGGTACTAAAGAGGTAATGGAAGAAAGTTTTGGAAGTATCTGTCATGGTGCAGGTAGAATAATGGGTAGAAGGAAAGCATTGAAGTCTTTCAAAAAAGATGTTCTTGAAGACTTAAAGAAAAGAGGTATTATAATTCTTTCACCCAGTATAAGATCTTTGTTGGAAGAGATGCCGGGTGCATATAAGGATATAAAGGAGATTATCTCTATTGTGGAAGGTGCGAATTTGGCGAGAAAGGTTATTAGACTTAAGCCAATTGGCGTGATAAAGGGGTAG